The following proteins come from a genomic window of Natronosalvus vescus:
- a CDS encoding ABC transporter permease, translating into MTSLTEVYDGATGGTSLRQLYAGLALVVVGALLGIVAVLVATTTLFSSAFTDQYGPVLWAGILAGTGVPLALLGVFAVLPASRRVQAAAVIGTSICLLGVVLFWHAYPGHWRGHGDNLTLHVSVVYLLGLFTAMWCLFIGVVNFKTRNDPGGMLEMNVTRRNQTKVVEVDSSSGGLGGIGFLGGTPDGDVETQTNAKGDTDGGETESTSTSTTAYDGSSVSTSGKSTQTRPRPPRSAPASDGGAVAEDIHSPMDEYDGDGRDGVIVDEPKTTSEPTDRYCGNCRHFQYVRTSGGMTPYCGQFDETMDDMDACEEWTPNRR; encoded by the coding sequence ATGACAAGCCTGACGGAGGTCTACGACGGTGCGACAGGGGGGACGAGCCTCCGGCAGCTGTACGCCGGATTGGCGCTCGTCGTCGTCGGCGCACTCCTCGGTATCGTTGCCGTGCTCGTGGCGACGACAACCCTGTTCTCGAGTGCGTTCACCGATCAGTACGGACCCGTGTTGTGGGCCGGAATCCTCGCCGGAACGGGCGTTCCACTCGCGCTGCTGGGCGTCTTCGCCGTCCTTCCTGCCAGTCGGCGCGTCCAGGCGGCTGCCGTCATCGGGACGAGCATCTGTCTGCTCGGCGTCGTCCTCTTCTGGCACGCCTATCCGGGCCACTGGCGGGGCCACGGCGACAACCTCACCCTCCATGTGTCCGTCGTCTATTTGCTCGGGCTGTTTACGGCCATGTGGTGTCTGTTCATCGGTGTCGTCAACTTCAAAACCCGCAACGACCCTGGCGGCATGCTCGAGATGAACGTCACCCGCCGCAACCAGACCAAAGTGGTCGAGGTCGACTCCTCGAGTGGCGGCCTGGGCGGTATCGGTTTCCTCGGGGGGACGCCCGATGGCGACGTCGAGACACAGACGAACGCGAAGGGCGATACGGACGGCGGCGAGACTGAGTCGACATCAACGTCGACAACCGCGTACGACGGCTCGAGCGTCTCCACGAGCGGCAAATCCACGCAAACGAGGCCGCGCCCGCCCCGGAGCGCGCCAGCGAGCGACGGTGGCGCGGTTGCCGAGGACATCCACTCGCCGATGGACGAGTACGACGGCGACGGCCGGGATGGCGTGATCGTCGACGAGCCAAAAACGACGAGCGAGCCGACCGACCGTTACTGCGGCAACTGCCGGCACTTCCAGTACGTCCGGACGTCCGGCGGGATGACCCCCTACTGTGGCCAATTCGACGAGACGATGGACGATATGGACGCCTGTGAGGAGTGGACGCCGAACCGTCGATAG
- a CDS encoding DUF5789 family protein, with protein sequence MSDEEADSPVIELGEQTPVDGAPLARVTSRLHWPIQKSEIDRLEGDSVIRTPDGSRTLSSTLEHIDETYFQRRQEFEAYVRDVIGTGPVQTASAGDATESDDE encoded by the coding sequence ATGAGTGATGAGGAAGCCGACTCTCCCGTCATCGAACTCGGCGAGCAGACACCCGTCGACGGTGCGCCGCTCGCTCGTGTCACCTCCCGGCTGCACTGGCCGATCCAGAAGAGTGAAATCGACCGTCTCGAGGGCGACAGCGTCATCCGAACCCCCGACGGTTCACGGACGCTCTCGAGTACGCTCGAGCATATCGACGAGACGTACTTCCAGCGTCGCCAGGAGTTCGAAGCGTACGTCCGAGACGTGATTGGAACGGGCCCCGTCCAGACAGCGAGTGCGGGGGACGCAACCGAATCGGACGACGAGTAA
- a CDS encoding CPBP family glutamic-type intramembrane protease codes for MERLGGTSWLNSIRAVIAERSWFQKSLLVGAVLTAIWMVWVPSELHKRTVFDAIVLIGGPLALGATHGRHIGWTINRIAIRNAILLSLFVLPFYLIGSTLPTIRAYYPMWQTSLALGAFLPHAVQLFVLALAAETYYRGLLCVGVKEIGFKAVFISPIVYMIHHASKPPIEFLLSGPTDVLFGAVDYHSNSILPSVIAHGAGLVLLDWLVLREPLFDPTGLLASLEWLPVPL; via the coding sequence GTGGAACGGCTGGGCGGCACTTCGTGGTTGAATTCGATACGAGCCGTCATTGCTGAGCGGTCGTGGTTTCAGAAATCGTTACTCGTCGGTGCCGTCTTGACGGCAATCTGGATGGTCTGGGTTCCATCGGAGCTGCACAAACGAACTGTCTTCGATGCCATCGTCCTGATCGGGGGCCCGCTCGCGCTCGGAGCGACTCACGGCCGACACATCGGGTGGACGATCAACCGCATCGCGATTCGTAACGCAATTTTGCTCTCGCTGTTCGTCCTGCCGTTTTATCTGATCGGCTCGACGTTGCCGACGATCCGTGCGTACTACCCGATGTGGCAGACGTCGCTGGCCCTGGGAGCGTTTCTCCCGCACGCAGTGCAGTTGTTCGTCCTCGCGCTGGCCGCAGAGACGTACTACCGGGGGCTGCTCTGTGTCGGGGTGAAAGAGATTGGTTTCAAGGCTGTCTTCATCAGCCCGATCGTCTACATGATCCACCACGCCTCGAAGCCGCCGATCGAGTTCCTGCTCTCGGGGCCAACGGACGTCCTCTTCGGAGCCGTCGATTACCACTCGAACTCGATCCTTCCCTCCGTCATCGCTCACGGGGCCGGCCTCGTCCTGCTCGACTGGCTCGTCTTGCGAGAACCGCTCTTCGATCCGACGGGGCTCCTCGCGTCCCTCGAGTGGCTTCCGGTGCCGTTGTAG
- a CDS encoding DUF302 domain-containing protein has protein sequence MALPIDPATIDPDDIGEKQVVLELDHEEAIERVRAVCTDVGFGIPVEFSPSELLNEKVDADRDPYYVLGACNPAIANRALEETMQIGGLFPCNIVIWEEEPGRQRVYHLSIMRVAQLLGIAPENDAWDGILAKTGELTAETFERLEADDAAVSDA, from the coding sequence ATGGCACTTCCAATCGATCCAGCGACGATCGATCCCGACGATATCGGCGAGAAACAGGTCGTCCTCGAGCTAGACCACGAGGAAGCGATCGAACGCGTTCGTGCAGTCTGCACCGACGTCGGCTTCGGCATCCCGGTTGAGTTCTCACCCTCAGAACTACTCAACGAGAAGGTGGACGCAGACCGCGATCCCTACTACGTCCTCGGTGCCTGCAATCCGGCAATCGCCAACCGGGCGCTCGAGGAGACCATGCAAATTGGGGGACTGTTCCCCTGTAACATAGTCATCTGGGAGGAAGAACCGGGTAGACAGCGCGTGTACCATCTTTCGATCATGCGGGTTGCCCAGTTGCTGGGTATCGCCCCCGAGAACGACGCCTGGGATGGGATTCTCGCGAAGACGGGCGAACTTACCGCCGAAACGTTCGAGCGACTCGAGGCGGACGACGCGGCGGTATCGGACGCCTAA
- a CDS encoding AI-2E family transporter, with translation MDVRTGFFALLLVILGYIAALMVFPLFPYVMAAGLLAFVLYPTQKRLEATLDSVPLAERHRSKLVALVLTAVAMVAAVVPLFVFSVIVFQTVFSFLSEFDGPAALDELEALGRDLGLEDETIADLQGQIRSTLEPDVITDAIDIVVGESLRLLNMGIEMGIGLLVLVFLLYYLLVDGDTFVEWVGAVAPIDPVVRDELFDEVNVVTWAVIKSHVLVALAEGILGGIGLWLVGVSNVPLWTMVMIVVSFLPAIGVWLVWGPAVGYLFATGEPMLATVLLLYGIAVLSIVDNYLRAIFVDRSSGLHPAVVLIGVIGGIYLLGIMGLFLGPVLLAVFKAGLNVFGEAYGNLEPREALAEAARDEQPMVQQQLDGVGTDPDDGTDVETG, from the coding sequence ATGGACGTTCGTACCGGGTTTTTTGCGCTCTTGTTGGTGATCCTCGGCTACATCGCCGCGCTGATGGTGTTTCCCCTGTTTCCGTACGTGATGGCGGCCGGTCTTCTCGCGTTCGTCCTCTACCCGACCCAGAAACGCCTCGAGGCTACCCTCGACTCCGTCCCGCTGGCTGAACGGCATCGCTCGAAACTCGTCGCACTTGTTCTCACCGCTGTCGCCATGGTTGCAGCCGTCGTTCCCCTGTTTGTCTTTTCAGTGATCGTCTTTCAGACCGTGTTTTCGTTCCTCTCGGAGTTCGACGGCCCGGCCGCCCTCGATGAACTCGAGGCACTGGGGCGTGACCTGGGACTCGAAGACGAGACGATTGCGGATCTCCAGGGACAGATCCGCTCGACGCTGGAGCCTGACGTCATCACCGATGCCATCGACATCGTCGTCGGCGAGTCGCTTCGCCTCCTGAACATGGGGATCGAGATGGGCATCGGCCTGCTCGTGCTCGTGTTTTTGCTCTATTACTTGCTGGTCGACGGCGACACGTTCGTCGAGTGGGTCGGCGCCGTCGCACCGATCGATCCCGTCGTCCGAGACGAACTGTTCGACGAAGTCAACGTCGTCACCTGGGCGGTCATCAAGAGTCACGTGCTGGTCGCCCTCGCCGAGGGAATCCTCGGTGGGATCGGGCTCTGGCTGGTCGGCGTCTCGAACGTGCCGCTCTGGACGATGGTCATGATCGTCGTCTCGTTCTTGCCGGCGATCGGGGTCTGGCTCGTCTGGGGCCCCGCCGTTGGGTATCTGTTTGCTACCGGCGAACCGATGTTGGCAACCGTGCTATTGCTCTACGGAATCGCCGTCCTCTCGATCGTCGACAACTACCTGCGGGCGATTTTCGTCGATCGAAGCTCTGGGCTGCACCCGGCAGTCGTTCTCATCGGCGTCATCGGCGGTATCTACCTGCTCGGGATCATGGGGCTGTTCCTTGGCCCCGTCCTGCTAGCGGTGTTCAAGGCCGGACTGAACGTCTTCGGGGAGGCCTATGGAAACCTCGAGCCCAGGGAGGCGCTCGCCGAGGCAGCGCGCGACGAACAACCGATGGTGCAACAGCAACTCGATGGGGTCGGAACTGATCCTGACGACGGTACAGATGTAGAAACCGGTTGA
- a CDS encoding diphthine--ammonia ligase yields the protein MTDDSGSWVGLFSGGKDSAWAVYQALERGLTVNRLVTVHPVGDSYMYHVPETKLTGLVAESMGIPLVDVEPADFEAESAITSSEQGDDELEPLEAALETLDANLEDGIAGVTAGAVESEFQTSRIEAMCERLGCDLFAPLWREDPRELVDAMLEAGFEIVIVQVAAAGLDESWLGRTLDAEAVADLEALNERYGVHLLGEGGEFETLVVDGPHMQRRLALEYETEWDGTRGRIRVTDASLE from the coding sequence ATGACGGACGACAGTGGCTCGTGGGTCGGGCTCTTCTCCGGAGGGAAAGACTCCGCGTGGGCAGTCTATCAGGCGCTGGAGAGAGGCCTCACGGTGAACCGCCTCGTCACGGTACACCCGGTCGGGGACTCCTACATGTACCACGTCCCGGAGACGAAGCTGACGGGACTGGTTGCCGAGAGCATGGGCATTCCCCTGGTCGACGTCGAACCCGCCGACTTCGAGGCCGAGTCGGCGATCACCTCGAGCGAGCAAGGGGACGACGAACTCGAACCACTCGAGGCAGCCCTGGAGACCCTCGACGCCAACCTCGAGGACGGCATCGCTGGCGTCACCGCTGGGGCCGTCGAGAGCGAGTTCCAGACGAGCCGAATCGAAGCGATGTGTGAGCGCCTCGGCTGTGATCTGTTCGCACCGCTCTGGCGGGAGGATCCGCGCGAACTCGTCGACGCGATGCTCGAGGCGGGATTCGAAATCGTCATCGTACAGGTCGCAGCGGCGGGCCTTGACGAATCCTGGCTCGGGCGCACCCTCGACGCCGAGGCGGTGGCTGACCTCGAGGCGCTTAACGAACGCTACGGTGTCCACCTGCTGGGGGAAGGCGGCGAGTTCGAAACGCTGGTCGTCGACGGCCCACACATGCAACGGCGGCTGGCGCTCGAGTACGAAACCGAGTGGGATGGCACGCGCGGCCGGATCCGCGTGACGGACGCGAGCCTCGAGTGA
- a CDS encoding DUF373 family protein, producing MTTLVVCLDRTDDVGRRTGLRTPIVGWEAVRALVTDVGLADPEDSGVNTLLESLRVAQSLRDDDEETVVAVVSGDRDSMVSADRAVAHQLDELMAEYQPDSAIVVIDSAEDERLVPIVESRVQVDAVDRVVVRQARDIESTYYLLKQFLADEELRQTILVPLGLTLLVFPVLATFVGPAEGAATITAVIGLFLLYKGFSIDELLAGLGRQLKDSLYSGQVSIVTYVVAIGLSLVGLFIGALGVSNLGETQGAVVPTMQFVFDSVPWLAAAALTASAGRLFDELIREEPLRSSYLHLPFLVVAVGLVIRGFSGFFLEQQGQIDPFVIPQVMVDEQWGIQSFPLTSGQRLAMFVSFGFALSLIGVRIAARYAETPMERQDDLSGASSGKKTQTVRNEAELTDGGSKAAEGEADEDNRAESDDGEKAEAEDDVMDHDELDELDELDEE from the coding sequence GTGACAACGCTGGTGGTCTGTCTCGACCGAACCGACGACGTCGGCCGCCGAACCGGGTTGCGGACGCCGATCGTCGGCTGGGAAGCCGTCCGCGCGCTCGTGACCGACGTCGGGCTCGCCGATCCGGAGGACTCGGGGGTGAACACGCTCCTCGAGTCCCTGCGGGTCGCCCAGAGCCTTCGCGACGACGACGAGGAGACCGTGGTCGCGGTCGTCTCGGGCGATCGAGACTCGATGGTGTCGGCCGACAGGGCCGTCGCCCACCAGCTCGACGAACTCATGGCGGAGTACCAGCCCGACTCGGCGATCGTCGTCATCGACAGCGCCGAGGACGAACGGCTCGTTCCGATCGTCGAAAGCCGGGTGCAGGTCGACGCCGTCGATCGCGTGGTCGTCCGCCAGGCGCGTGACATCGAATCGACGTACTATCTGCTCAAGCAGTTCCTGGCTGACGAAGAGCTTCGCCAGACGATCCTCGTTCCGCTCGGGCTCACGTTGCTCGTGTTCCCGGTGCTGGCGACGTTCGTCGGCCCGGCCGAGGGGGCAGCGACGATCACGGCAGTCATCGGTCTGTTCTTGCTGTACAAAGGATTCAGCATCGACGAACTGCTCGCCGGCCTGGGGAGACAGCTCAAAGACTCGCTGTACTCCGGGCAGGTGTCCATCGTCACCTACGTGGTCGCCATTGGCCTCTCCCTGGTTGGGTTATTTATCGGGGCACTCGGCGTCTCGAACCTCGGAGAGACACAGGGAGCGGTCGTTCCAACGATGCAGTTCGTCTTCGACAGCGTCCCCTGGCTCGCCGCGGCCGCCCTCACCGCGAGTGCGGGGCGGCTGTTCGACGAACTCATTCGCGAGGAGCCCCTCCGAAGTTCCTATCTCCATCTGCCGTTTCTCGTCGTCGCCGTCGGACTCGTCATTCGCGGGTTCAGTGGCTTTTTCCTCGAGCAACAGGGGCAGATCGATCCGTTCGTCATCCCCCAGGTAATGGTGGACGAACAGTGGGGAATTCAGAGCTTCCCACTCACGTCCGGCCAGCGGCTGGCCATGTTCGTCAGTTTCGGGTTCGCATTGAGTTTGATCGGGGTTCGCATCGCCGCCCGCTATGCGGAGACACCCATGGAGCGTCAGGACGACTTGAGCGGGGCGTCGTCCGGTAAAAAGACACAGACGGTGCGAAACGAGGCCGAGCTGACCGACGGTGGCTCGAAGGCAGCAGAAGGGGAAGCCGACGAGGACAACAGAGCAGAATCCGATGACGGTGAGAAAGCGGAAGCCGAAGACGATGTGATGGATCACGACGAACTCGACGAACTCGACGAACTCGACGAGGAGTAG
- the sppA gene encoding signal peptide peptidase SppA produces MVSVNRVARVALVVIGTLLVTVLAVIVFVIVPDTLAQLLGIVLAIVTVSIGIRFVGNLATTLFPRYNVAEVAVEGPITRNGGGGPMPTSPRSTPADDIVEQIDRANDDGNVDALLVKLNTPGGEVVPSDDIKLAAERFDGPTVAYTTDLCASGGYWIASGCDELWARDASIVGSIGVIGSRVNATELAEKVGLSYEQFTAGEYKDAGLPIKELEDDERKYLQGIVDGYYDSFVERVSEGRDLDPDLIRETEARIYLGTDANELGLVDALGTREDVERVLAERLEIDFGEVAVEEFEPERPLMARLGGGAQSLAYSFGAGVAGLADDRGFRLRL; encoded by the coding sequence GTGGTTTCAGTGAATCGAGTCGCTCGAGTCGCCCTCGTCGTCATCGGAACGCTTCTCGTCACCGTTCTCGCCGTTATCGTGTTCGTCATCGTCCCGGACACGCTCGCACAACTGCTCGGCATCGTCCTGGCGATCGTCACGGTAAGCATCGGCATACGATTCGTCGGGAACCTCGCGACCACCCTGTTTCCACGCTACAACGTCGCCGAGGTCGCCGTCGAGGGGCCGATCACCCGGAACGGCGGTGGTGGCCCGATGCCGACGAGCCCGCGATCGACGCCCGCAGACGACATCGTCGAGCAGATCGATCGGGCGAACGACGACGGCAACGTCGACGCTCTCCTGGTCAAACTCAACACCCCCGGCGGCGAGGTCGTCCCAAGTGACGACATCAAACTCGCTGCCGAACGGTTCGACGGGCCGACGGTCGCGTACACGACCGACCTCTGTGCCAGCGGCGGCTACTGGATCGCCAGCGGCTGTGACGAACTCTGGGCGCGCGACGCCAGCATCGTCGGCTCGATCGGCGTCATCGGCTCGCGCGTCAACGCCACCGAACTGGCCGAGAAGGTAGGGCTCTCCTACGAGCAGTTCACCGCCGGCGAGTACAAAGACGCCGGGCTCCCGATCAAGGAACTCGAGGACGACGAACGCAAGTACCTGCAGGGAATCGTCGACGGCTACTACGACTCGTTCGTCGAACGGGTGAGCGAGGGGCGCGACCTCGACCCCGACCTGATCAGGGAGACCGAAGCGCGAATCTATCTCGGCACGGACGCCAACGAACTCGGTCTCGTCGACGCACTCGGGACGCGAGAGGACGTCGAACGCGTCCTCGCCGAGCGCCTCGAGATCGATTTCGGGGAAGTCGCCGTCGAGGAATTCGAACCGGAACGGCCGCTGATGGCCCGTCTCGGTGGCGGTGCCCAGTCGCTCGCGTACTCGTTCGGTGCCGGCGTGGCTGGTCTCGCCGACGACCGTGGATTCAGGCTACGGCTCTGA
- a CDS encoding coiled-coil protein, whose amino-acid sequence MVDESKNIDLTDEDLENDSKGQLIKKAGQLRDRRNDLNQMASERAGKRDELNAKTREKVDEAQEHREKRDELNEQVQEHKEKRNELNAEANKLFDKVETLKSDMELDEGKDLEELESEIEQLEFKQQTEVLSSEEERELIEKIESKREEYAERKDKLEDNDGLEELVEEAEEVRSDASQHHQKVTELADKAQEHHNQMIEAYREADDIRDEADEMHESFVEAQEAADRHHEDFVRVQKRLREMDKKEEKQRQSARDKKKEAAKEEAEEIYQKFKEGETLDTEDLMKLQKTGLL is encoded by the coding sequence ATGGTAGACGAATCGAAAAACATCGACCTTACAGACGAAGATCTCGAGAACGACTCCAAAGGGCAGCTCATCAAAAAAGCTGGGCAGCTCCGAGACCGACGAAACGACCTGAATCAGATGGCCTCCGAGCGCGCCGGCAAGCGCGACGAGCTCAACGCAAAGACGCGCGAGAAAGTCGACGAGGCCCAGGAACACCGCGAGAAACGCGACGAGCTCAACGAGCAGGTGCAAGAGCACAAAGAAAAGCGTAACGAGCTCAACGCCGAGGCCAACAAGCTCTTCGACAAAGTCGAGACCCTGAAATCGGACATGGAGCTCGACGAGGGCAAAGACCTCGAGGAACTCGAGTCCGAAATCGAACAGCTCGAGTTCAAACAACAGACCGAAGTGCTCTCCTCGGAAGAAGAGCGCGAACTGATCGAGAAGATCGAGTCCAAACGCGAGGAGTACGCCGAGCGCAAGGACAAACTCGAGGACAACGACGGGCTCGAAGAGCTCGTCGAGGAAGCCGAGGAAGTACGCTCGGACGCCTCTCAGCACCACCAGAAGGTGACTGAACTCGCGGACAAGGCCCAGGAACACCACAACCAGATGATCGAGGCCTACCGCGAGGCCGACGACATCCGCGACGAGGCCGACGAGATGCACGAGTCCTTCGTCGAGGCCCAGGAGGCCGCCGACCGTCACCACGAGGACTTCGTCCGCGTCCAGAAGCGCCTGCGCGAGATGGACAAGAAAGAGGAGAAACAGCGCCAGTCCGCTCGCGACAAGAAGAAGGAGGCGGCCAAGGAAGAGGCCGAGGAGATTTATCAGAAGTTCAAGGAGGGCGAGACCCTCGACACCGAAGACCTGATGAAGCTCCAGAAGACCGGCCTGCTCTAG
- a CDS encoding glycoside hydrolase family 2 has product MAGKWMAGIVDSFVDGGPPTLEHVRPVSVPGRPTGLAREHDFDDELIAYRTTFADPRTTDDDRTLLALRGTAGLTGVWINGTEQDVDPDEPYFLPTRLEFEPNVENELILCFDPARTPGGIYDTDEVPPAYGLPGIWWGVDLQVRPRTFISDFAVTPRLEGQGQGEDAFIDVEITVDVGDEPIDDSITLSLRPEGFRGGGTMGRVAIEADAGERATASTTLEVRDPALWWPRGYGDQHRYTVRAKLGADSTERVVGLRTIEETEDGLVVNGRPVRARGVSRLPGNDTRADAERAAELNATLLRVRGHAPRPALYAACDELGLLVWQDLPVSASALEVESGKRHVAAITDRYGAHPSLALVGVQNEPVDPFEKPLGSGSRSRLAFRWRTWRTGFDGSTAAAVADIVPDEYVAVPVTGAPGLEATATTLFPGWQYLDATDIERLLGRYPSLGSYVGAFGAASITTDEVDPGVVPGVDPSLLERHADTVDASLAYQATTIRTVAEALRRHESTLFVAATLRDTGPGGGRGMVTHDDSTKPAFDALSSAYEPVQAVVDRLPKGGEEVPITLVNDTSTLLETTVSWRAGDRSGDTSVTVNAMGAASAGSVDVPPNADAVELSVELDDRSVHNRYDL; this is encoded by the coding sequence ATGGCTGGCAAGTGGATGGCTGGCATCGTCGACTCGTTCGTCGACGGCGGGCCACCGACCCTCGAGCACGTTCGCCCCGTCTCCGTCCCCGGTCGACCGACGGGGCTGGCTCGAGAACACGATTTCGACGACGAGCTGATCGCGTACCGAACGACGTTCGCGGATCCGCGCACTACGGACGACGATCGGACGCTACTTGCCCTCCGCGGGACGGCAGGGTTGACCGGCGTCTGGATCAACGGCACCGAACAGGACGTCGATCCGGACGAGCCGTACTTCCTGCCGACTCGACTCGAGTTCGAACCGAACGTGGAGAACGAACTGATCCTGTGTTTCGATCCGGCTCGAACGCCCGGCGGGATCTACGACACCGACGAGGTTCCACCGGCGTACGGACTCCCCGGGATCTGGTGGGGCGTGGATCTCCAGGTCAGGCCACGGACGTTCATCAGCGACTTCGCGGTCACACCGCGGCTCGAGGGACAGGGGCAGGGCGAAGACGCGTTCATCGACGTCGAGATCACCGTCGACGTGGGCGACGAACCGATCGACGATTCGATCACCCTCTCGCTCCGCCCGGAGGGCTTTCGCGGCGGCGGGACGATGGGTCGGGTAGCGATCGAGGCCGACGCAGGCGAACGGGCGACGGCCTCGACGACGCTCGAGGTTCGCGACCCGGCGCTGTGGTGGCCACGGGGGTACGGCGACCAACACCGATACACCGTGCGAGCAAAACTCGGGGCCGATTCGACCGAACGAGTCGTCGGACTGCGAACGATCGAGGAAACCGAGGACGGCCTGGTGGTCAACGGGCGTCCGGTTCGGGCTCGTGGTGTTTCCCGCCTCCCGGGGAACGACACGCGGGCGGACGCCGAACGGGCGGCCGAACTGAATGCGACGCTCTTACGCGTGCGTGGTCACGCACCACGTCCCGCCCTGTACGCAGCGTGTGACGAACTCGGGCTCCTCGTCTGGCAGGATCTCCCGGTGAGCGCCTCCGCGCTCGAGGTCGAAAGCGGGAAGCGCCACGTGGCGGCGATCACCGACCGCTACGGTGCGCATCCGAGTCTGGCCCTCGTCGGTGTGCAGAACGAACCGGTCGATCCCTTCGAGAAGCCCCTGGGGAGTGGCTCCCGCTCGAGGCTGGCGTTTCGGTGGCGAACCTGGCGCACCGGGTTCGATGGGAGTACGGCGGCGGCAGTCGCCGACATCGTTCCCGACGAGTACGTCGCAGTACCGGTCACGGGCGCACCAGGACTCGAAGCCACCGCGACGACGCTCTTCCCGGGCTGGCAGTACCTCGACGCCACCGACATCGAGAGGCTCCTCGGTCGTTACCCGTCACTGGGTTCGTACGTTGGAGCCTTCGGCGCGGCATCGATCACCACCGACGAGGTCGACCCTGGCGTCGTTCCCGGCGTCGATCCGTCGCTGCTCGAGCGACACGCCGATACCGTGGACGCCTCGCTCGCGTATCAGGCGACGACGATACGCACGGTTGCGGAGGCGCTCCGTCGCCACGAGAGCACGCTGTTCGTCGCCGCCACGCTTCGTGATACGGGGCCGGGAGGCGGGAGAGGGATGGTCACCCACGACGACTCCACAAAACCGGCGTTCGATGCCCTCTCGTCGGCCTACGAACCAGTTCAGGCCGTTGTCGATCGGCTTCCGAAGGGGGGTGAAGAGGTGCCCATCACGCTGGTCAACGATACGTCGACACTGCTCGAGACGACGGTATCCTGGCGTGCAGGGGATCGTTCGGGTGACACGTCCGTGACGGTAAACGCGATGGGGGCAGCCTCGGCGGGGTCGGTCGACGTACCGCCGAACGCCGACGCCGTCGAACTCAGTGTTGAACTGGACGACCGGTCGGTACACAATCGATATGATTTATAA
- a CDS encoding phosphoribosyltransferase, whose amino-acid sequence MSDLPDDFNCTITNWEYIYSLCRDVSDDVRRDEFEPDVIVALARGGWFAGRCICDFLGLDDLTSLKMEHYVGTAEKSGEPTIRYPMPEGSVQGKDVLIIDDIADTGGSIKRAQEYVEDREANTVRTATLQLLQTSEFEPDYVGEQLEEWAWVVYPWNFIEDMIDLVSGVMEKADQDSFSKADVRHYLNAYHDVDRIEMEIAQPNRLTEVLTEMERREVVEMTAPGEWMLIE is encoded by the coding sequence ATGTCCGACCTACCGGACGACTTCAACTGCACGATCACGAACTGGGAGTACATCTACAGCCTCTGTCGGGACGTCAGCGACGACGTCCGGCGGGACGAGTTCGAGCCAGACGTCATCGTCGCACTCGCTCGAGGCGGCTGGTTCGCAGGCCGATGCATCTGTGACTTCCTCGGCCTCGACGATTTGACGAGCCTGAAGATGGAACACTACGTCGGTACCGCCGAGAAATCGGGCGAACCGACCATCCGCTATCCGATGCCCGAAGGCAGCGTCCAGGGAAAGGACGTCCTGATCATCGACGACATCGCCGACACCGGCGGCTCGATCAAGCGCGCTCAGGAGTACGTCGAAGACCGCGAGGCGAACACCGTCCGGACGGCGACCCTCCAGTTACTCCAGACCAGCGAGTTCGAACCCGACTACGTCGGCGAACAGCTCGAGGAGTGGGCCTGGGTCGTCTACCCGTGGAACTTCATCGAGGACATGATCGACCTCGTTTCGGGCGTCATGGAGAAGGCCGACCAGGACTCGTTCTCGAAGGCCGACGTCCGCCACTATCTCAACGCGTATCACGACGTCGACCGCATCGAGATGGAGATCGCCCAGCCCAACCGCCTCACCGAGGTGCTGACCGAGATGGAACGGCGCGAGGTCGTCGAAATGACCGCCCCCGGCGAGTGGATGCTGATCGAGTGA